Within the Musa acuminata AAA Group cultivar baxijiao chromosome BXJ2-9, Cavendish_Baxijiao_AAA, whole genome shotgun sequence genome, the region ATCGAAATCTAAGGGGAAAGAGGTTTCTGAACATGAAAGAATTCAAAGAATCTCTTTTCTCACTGGAAAAGACAAATGCATCCCCCAAACTGCACACAATGGGAAGGACTTTACCCTTCTGAATCTGTGACTGGGTGCACAATGGTCAATATTGGCGTCTTTGACTCCCTCAACCTTTGCTTCCATTACATGGTTTATTCCACAGCTGAGTTGGTGTTGGTCTAGAAGGTCAACTTTATTCTGCCCTGAAGACTCCTTTCTTGTCCACCAGAATGGAGAAGATCAAATTTCTAGTAGATTTCACTGTATGTGGGCACCATTAAGTATACACATATGTCAGGTTTTCTTAGGGAAGGATGAGGTTGCTGGTCCatcaattaatcaaaagaaaagacAAGATGTGAtacagaagagaagaggaagaaacacAGAGAAAACAAGAGGCAAAAACAGTCATTTATGCTTCAGATTTTGTTTTATTTGCCTGCCACAGAGTTGCCAAGAAAACTATGTGATGGAGAAGCTTAAACTATTATTTGCCTCTCTGTTGTTACCTATCTTGTGCTCTTGAGTTGGTCCCAATGGCCTCCCACCATTAAATGCTGCAAGTAAACTGTTGGAACTGAACCAAAAAGGTTGTTCTTGTAGATAGATGTGTGGGTATGTGGGTGcattaaagcaaaaaaaacatGAGAGTTATTACATGCAACGGAAGATTTTTGttgctatctctctctctctctctctctctctctctctctctgcaaaaTTGTTTACATTCTGGAGTCTCATCTTTTCTTCCAGACGAAGCAGAGGAGTGGAAGAAGAGGCATGCCACGGACTATGGTACTCAAGGTTGCAGAACAAGTTGCTTACAAGTACAGCAAAAAGAGCCCCAAGTTTGGATCCATCTGGGAAGACACTAATAGCTTAGCTGACCAAAAAAACTCGAAGAGTGAGATGCTTCTACAGTTGTAGTATTTGCAGGGGCAAATTCTTTTGTTTACTGCAAAATAAAGATGTCATCCACACACATTGATGAAATCAGAGGATTGATTCCAATTAGGTAGAAAGCAAGAAATATAGAGAGAAAAAAACAACAGTGATTTTGGGGCACTTTGCATCAGTATGGCCACAGGAATCCACAATTGAATTGATCAATTTGTGTTTTTTCCCCTCAAAATTCTATAAAATTATAATCCTTAGGTTGAAAAAGCACAAAAAAGATTCAAgaagaattttttatttgatcTGTATACAGATAGAACCAAGTGGAGCAGAATCAAGTGCTCTCCTTCATGGAACTCATTTTGATGTACTTGTTGAATCTACACTAAAAGGGGATAATTTTGTTTCTTCCCCtacaattattatgatcatatatCTGAACTCTAATTCTTTGGTTACAAAAGAAGATTTTAATCTATACAGAGGAGAGAACTTACTGAGGCTGAATCAAGTCCTCCCCCTTCTTTTTTCTTCGTTAGATCGCTAAAtgattcattgctccttcttcgcCTCAAAGAATTCAGCTTTGTTCTGATAGTGATGATGATGGCCACCGAAATGGTGGCTGCTGCCGTTGTCATCCTCCAAGCTTTCGCCTTTCTTTCTCCTGACCACCGTCTTGACGTAGCAGTCGACGAAGAGGAGCAGCAGCGCGGCGTTGAGAACCGAGTTGACGACCCAGGCGCCGATGCCGTTGCACCCGCCCTTGGCGAAGTGGAGCAGGAGGAACCCCAGGTGGCACACCGCGTTGCAGCCGGTCAGCGCCACCTGGCAGGCGAGCACGAGGATCGCCCCGCTCCGGGCGGCCGCGGGGAGACCGACACCGACCCAAAAGCGGTAGCTGAAGACGACGGCGTGGACGAGGGTCGCGGAGAGGATGGCGACGACCTGGAAGGACTGGGAGAACTCGAGCCAGAGGAAGGACATGCAGACGAGGGCGGAGTGGCGGAAGACGCTGGGCAGGgcgccgcggcggcggcggaggatcaAGAGGAAGGtgcggaggaggtggaggaagcgGGAGAGGTAGAAGGCGTAGGACCAGAAGAAGACGCGACCGGAGGGGCGGGTGCCGAGGGGGAAGCAGAGGAGCCATTCGAACGCGGTGGTGCGGAAGCGGCCGCGCCACCACCAGCGGGCGTCGCGGATCTCGGCAGCGGCGGAGATGAGGAGGCCGAGGAAGATGGCGGCGGAGGCCAGGGCCATGGCGAGGGAGTGGAGGGCGGGAAGGGGCCCCAAGGGGATTGGCCGACTCCGGCGGAAGAGGCGGAGGAAGAGGTCGAGGGCGAGGGCTAGGGCGGCGTATGCGGCGAGGGAGGAGACGAGGAAGGACCAGGTGGCGCCCCAGGCGTAAACGTGGCTCCACCGGAACCCCACGATGGCCGGCTGTTCCGCCAGCCAATACGTTATCCCCCGATTCCAGCCATCACCGACGTTCCCCATCATCATGAACGATGGAATTGGATATCCCAACCGGCCTCTCTCTCTCCGTTGGTTGCTTCTGCCTTAATTTGGCGTTGGGTAAAACAACATCGATTGATATATAGCAACCAGGGGTAGCGACGGGATACCATATTCCACGGGGACGCGTCAAGGTCATCGAGCTTCGATGACACGTGACTCGTCAACGTACGTATGACATGGCACGACACGATGTTATCGATCCAATCACGAGCCAGTTCCCATGGGGACGAACCGAACCAACGTGGCGGCGTA harbors:
- the LOC103999103 gene encoding fatty acid elongase 3-like; this translates as MMMGNVGDGWNRGITYWLAEQPAIVGFRWSHVYAWGATWSFLVSSLAAYAALALALDLFLRLFRRSRPIPLGPLPALHSLAMALASAAIFLGLLISAAAEIRDARWWWRGRFRTTAFEWLLCFPLGTRPSGRVFFWSYAFYLSRFLHLLRTFLLILRRRRGALPSVFRHSALVCMSFLWLEFSQSFQVVAILSATLVHAVVFSYRFWVGVGLPAAARSGAILVLACQVALTGCNAVCHLGFLLLHFAKGGCNGIGAWVVNSVLNAALLLLFVDCYVKTVVRRKKGESLEDDNGSSHHFGGHHHHYQNKAEFFEAKKEQ